From the genome of Nitrospinota bacterium, one region includes:
- a CDS encoding replication-associated recombination protein A produces MMELFPEYEDTENASGSPLANRMRPSGWEGFLGQEHLVGEGRPLRRLIEKNASFSFILWGPPGSGKTTIARLTARSTKSEFHEISAVNAGVADIRKVIATAQKMLRASRRPTILFIDEIHRFNKAQQDAVLPYVEDGTVRLIGSTTENPSLEVIPSLRSRCQIFRLKYLSEGDIRAILQKALQDKEKGLGNETTHLEEDALDFIISHANGDARRALNVLEAAMDYAQGEGETAPVSREVIEGIIQEAATLYDKGGTEHYDHASAFQKSLRGSDADAAIYWLAKMIAGGEDPKFIVRRLMVTAAEDVGLADPQALVIANAAAEAVDRLGMPEARIALAQAAIYVALARKDNTAIVAIDRALGDIQGQGKSYPVPDHLKDSHYSDAKKYGYGVEYKYPHDYPGHHVEQEYLPEELRGRKYVGPEKKNKTGFNTDDAKK; encoded by the coding sequence ATGATGGAATTATTTCCCGAATATGAAGATACAGAGAACGCCTCCGGGTCGCCGCTTGCCAACCGCATGCGGCCCAGTGGATGGGAGGGATTTCTCGGTCAGGAACACCTTGTGGGCGAGGGTCGTCCACTTCGGCGATTGATCGAAAAAAATGCCAGTTTTTCGTTTATCCTATGGGGGCCTCCCGGTTCGGGAAAGACCACCATCGCAAGATTGACAGCTCGTTCCACAAAAAGTGAATTTCACGAGATCAGCGCCGTCAATGCCGGAGTGGCCGATATACGCAAAGTGATTGCGACTGCGCAAAAAATGTTGCGAGCGTCGCGCCGCCCGACCATTTTATTTATCGATGAAATTCATCGCTTCAACAAAGCCCAGCAGGATGCGGTGCTTCCCTATGTGGAAGACGGCACCGTCCGGCTCATCGGCTCGACGACGGAAAATCCTTCTCTGGAAGTGATCCCGTCCCTGCGCTCCCGTTGCCAGATTTTTCGGCTGAAATACCTGAGTGAGGGAGATATCCGCGCTATTTTGCAGAAGGCGTTGCAGGATAAAGAAAAAGGACTGGGCAACGAAACGACTCATTTGGAAGAGGATGCGCTGGATTTCATCATCTCTCATGCCAATGGCGATGCGAGACGCGCGCTGAATGTTCTGGAAGCGGCCATGGATTACGCCCAGGGTGAAGGGGAGACGGCTCCGGTCAGCCGGGAAGTGATTGAAGGTATTATTCAGGAAGCGGCGACCCTTTATGACAAGGGAGGCACGGAACATTACGATCATGCCTCGGCTTTCCAGAAAAGCCTGAGAGGGTCAGACGCCGATGCGGCTATATACTGGCTGGCCAAAATGATCGCCGGTGGGGAAGACCCTAAATTCATCGTCCGCCGTTTGATGGTCACAGCAGCAGAGGATGTGGGACTCGCTGACCCGCAAGCCCTGGTGATCGCCAACGCGGCGGCTGAAGCCGTGGACCGGCTGGGAATGCCGGAAGCGCGTATTGCACTGGCGCAGGCGGCCATTTATGTGGCTCTGGCACGTAAAGATAATACTGCGATTGTTGCAATCGATCGGGCTTTGGGAGATATTCAGGGGCAGGGAAAATCGTATCCCGTGCCCGACCATTTGAAAGATTCGCATTATAGCGATGCCAAAAAGTACGGCTACGGAGTGGAGTATAAATATCCGCACGACTATCCGGGGCATCATGTGGAGCAGGAATATCTGCCGGAGGAGTTGCGCGGCAGAAAATACGTCGGCCCGGAGAAGAAAAATAAAACGGGATTTAATACGGATGATGCGAAAAAATGA